The following is a genomic window from Geminicoccus roseus DSM 18922.
CGGCTCCTTCTGAGCTGGAGCCCCCCGCCATGTCGATTGCTGCCCCGACGGCGCAAGCCGCGAGCGACGCCGCCCCCCGCCGCCTGGACCCGAGCAAGGTCGCCTACCAGCGTCCGCAGCCGGTCGGGATGGTGCCCGACATCTTCCTGAACGGCGCCCTGTCGCTTGGGGAGGACGACCCGCACTGGGTGCTGCAGGCGGAGAATGTCTGGTTCAAGCCTTTGGTCCTGAACGTCACCCAGGGCTTCTACGTCAACATCCTCAAGGTGCAGAAAGCCGGCGTCCTGTCCCGCCACCGCCATTTCGGCCCGGTCCACGCCTTCACCCTGAAGGGCTCCTGGCACTATCTGGAGCATGACTGGGTCGCGCGCGAGGGCGACTACGTGTTCGAGCCGCCCGGCGAGACCCACACCCTGGTGGTGCCGGACGATGCCGACGGCATGATCACCCTGTTCCACGTCACCGGCGGCTATTCCTATGTCGACCCGCAGGGCGAGGCCCTGGGCTACGAGGATGTGTTCACCAAGCTGGAAGCCGCCCGTCGGCATTTCGAGGCAGTCGGCCTGGGTGCCGGCTATGTCGACCAGTTCGTGCGCTGAACGAGAAAGCTGGCTGCGTCATGCGCGGCCAGCCTCCCCCCGGAGGAGCGACGGGGCACCGGTCGGAATGCCGTACCAGGCCGTCGGCAGAAACCACGGCCTGGCGCCAGTCGTCCTGTCGTCGGGTCTCCACGGAGCGAACCCTGAGCTGGCTTCTTGAACTCCTCCCGCACAGGTGCGGGGCGGAGCATCCGTCCGCCATGCCGAGTGAACCGGGCTCATCCGCCTGTCCGGATATCGGGACGCACCTCCAGCGTCATCATGACGGCCAATGGAAACAGCATGAACATCGAGGCAATCGAGATCACGGCGGAGACCACCCCATAGTCGCCGCCGATCGAGGGGCAGCCGAAAAAGCCGAAGAAGATGAAGCAGGCGGTGGCCGTCATGAACGCACGTTGGCGCGGGTCGG
Proteins encoded in this region:
- a CDS encoding 2,4'-dihydroxyacetophenone dioxygenase family protein, with product MSIAAPTAQAASDAAPRRLDPSKVAYQRPQPVGMVPDIFLNGALSLGEDDPHWVLQAENVWFKPLVLNVTQGFYVNILKVQKAGVLSRHRHFGPVHAFTLKGSWHYLEHDWVAREGDYVFEPPGETHTLVVPDDADGMITLFHVTGGYSYVDPQGEALGYEDVFTKLEAARRHFEAVGLGAGYVDQFVR